The following DNA comes from Terriglobales bacterium.
TGGAACGTGACCCTGATCGCTTGCAAGTTCCTCGACGCCAGCGGCAGCGGCTATGACTCCGACGCCGTCACCTGCCTGGAATTTTTCAAAGACCTCAAGGACAACCACGGCATCAACCTGGTGGCCACCAACAACAGTTGGGGAGGGTATTGGTTCTCGCAGGCACTCTTCGATGCTATCGACGGCCACCGCCAGAGCGGGATCCTGCTCGTGGCAGCCGCCGGCAACTACGCGATGGACAACGACGGTCCCACACTTTTCCCCGCCGATTACTACCTGCCCAACCTGATCGCGGTGGCCTCCACCGATCGCAACGACCTGCTTTCTGAATTCTCCGACTATGGCAAACGCACCGTCCACTTGGGCGCACCCGGGTCGGAGATTCTGAGCACGACCCCCAACAACACCTACAGCGCCTTCAGCGGCACCTCCATGGCGGCGCCGCACGTCACCGGGGTGGCGGCGCTGCTGAAGGCGCAGGATCCCAGCCGCGACTGGCGTGCCCTCAAGAACCTGATCCTGGCGGGTGGAGACAGCAAGGCCAGCCTGACGAACACCGTCACCAGCAAGCGGCTGAATGCCAACGGCTCGCTTACCTGCTCCAATTCCGAGGTCATGGGGCGCCTGCAGCCGGTCGGCGATTCTCCCTCGGTCGTGGTAGGACTGCCGGCCACGCTAGCGGTGCTGCACATCAACTGCGCCTCCCCGGCGGGCGACGTCACCGTGACCATCAATCCCGGCGGCCTTACCCTCACCCTCAAGGACGACGGGGTGGGGCCCGACCAAGCCGCCGGCGACGGTATTTACACCGGGCAGTTCACTCCCCCCGCCCTGGGACGGTACACCGTTGGCGCCACTGGCGGGGAAACCTTCACCCTCACCGCGCTCCTTCCCTACTCTTACCAGTCGACGACCTACAGCTATCGCACCATCACCGGAACCAACCTCGCTTTCGTGATGGACCAGGCCGCACAGATCACGCCCACCTTCCCCGTCCGTTTTGGCGGCGCCAGCTTCAGCAGTCTGTGGGTGAGCTCTAACGGCACCATCTCCTTTGACATTCCTTTCGCTTCTTGGAACAACACGTGGCTTCCGACGCCGGGTCCCAATACGCTGGTTGCGCCCTTCTGGACCAGCTTCGCCGAAGCAGACTGCCCAGCGGCATGTACATCCCCCGACCCCGACCAGAATGTGTTCTGGCAGGAAATCGGCACCGCACCCAGCCGCGAGCTGGTCGTCGAGTGGCGAGACGTCTACCTGCCCTGGGTCCCGGGCCCTGACGGGTGGGATCGACCCTTCCCGGACGAGTCCGTCCGCTTCCAGGTAGTGTTTTTCGAGGGCAAGAGCGACATCCTGTTCAACTACGCGGACGCCACCTTCGGCGGCTACTCCGCATTCGCCGACCACGGCGCAACCGCCACGGTGGGAGTGCAGGTGACGCACTACTTTGCCAACCAGTTCAGCTTCGTCGAACCCAGGCTCACCGACAACATGAGCCTGCTCTGGCGCACCGCGCCCGGCTTTTTTATGACCTACTGCGGGTCCCCCACATTGATTTGCGACCAGAAGGGCTGCCACTGGACGGCACCGCCTTGCACCCGCCCGCTGCCCGCGATCGAGTGAGGACGGAGGGTCTCAACTAAGCCACATCGCAATGCCGAACCGGGTGGCAGTGGAGGCGGCGTCGGCGGGCAGGAGCTTCAGTAGCCTTCTTCTCCCGCCTCCAGCTTCACCTTGCCGCGGGAGCGGCGGTAGAGGAAGGCGAAGTAGCCGATCGCAAGCGCCATCCCCAAGCACCACCAGATCAGCCCCACGCGCAGCCCGTAGGCCGGGGCGGCGGCGTTGTAGATGGTGAGGCTGTAGCTGGAATCGGTCGAAGCCGGCAGAACCTGGGGATAAAGCCCGAAGGCGGCTCCCCCCAGCATCCCCACCAGGTAAGCGGCGGAGGCCACGAAGGCACTGCGGTCGTTGCCGCGCAGGCGGAAGTGGAGCATCGCCCCCAGGCTCGCCCCCACCAGGATGGGCAGCAGGAACCCCCAGAGATGGGTGCGGTAGTTGTCGGCCATTTGCGGGCGGACGCGCAGGGTGACGATCAGGCCCACCACCGAGAGCAGGACCACCAGCGGCCAGGCCCAGGCAGCGGCCTTCCGCGCCCGCGCCTGCAGCGCGCCCTCCGTCTTGGTGGCCACGTAGAGGGCGCCGTGCTGCGCCAGCGCGGCCAGCGCCAGCACCCCGCACAGCACCGTGTACCAGTCGAGGATGCCGGCTTCCGCCTGCACCGTGAAGTTGGTCCACAGCGGCTCGAAGAAGTAGCCGGCGGCGTCCAGGGGCACGCCCCGGATCACGTTACCCAGCGCCGCTCCGAAGAAGATGGCCAGCAACGCGCTGGCGAACGAGAACACCGCGTCGTAGAAACTCTGCCATAGCGGATTGTGCAGGTGGGTA
Coding sequences within:
- a CDS encoding S8 family serine peptidase encodes the protein MKRTSLVLAFLALLTLLSSSPAPAQGGPRRGLPLERASFQHSESKPSFAPGRVLVRFRKGRTAAAMAAAHAAVRAHAIRSYRLVGGLQLVRLAAGMSVAQAVRLYRRNPDVLYAEPDYRVHILTPVVPNDPQFPTQWELNNTGQSGGTVDADIDAPEAWRLTAGSNSVTVGVIDTGFDYNHEDLAANVWSSPFSYTVNGVTCPVNSHGFNVAYNTCDPMDDNGHGTHVSGTIGAKGNNHIGVAGVNWNVTLIACKFLDASGSGYDSDAVTCLEFFKDLKDNHGINLVATNNSWGGYWFSQALFDAIDGHRQSGILLVAAAGNYAMDNDGPTLFPADYYLPNLIAVASTDRNDLLSEFSDYGKRTVHLGAPGSEILSTTPNNTYSAFSGTSMAAPHVTGVAALLKAQDPSRDWRALKNLILAGGDSKASLTNTVTSKRLNANGSLTCSNSEVMGRLQPVGDSPSVVVGLPATLAVLHINCASPAGDVTVTINPGGLTLTLKDDGVGPDQAAGDGIYTGQFTPPALGRYTVGATGGETFTLTALLPYSYQSTTYSYRTITGTNLAFVMDQAAQITPTFPVRFGGASFSSLWVSSNGTISFDIPFASWNNTWLPTPGPNTLVAPFWTSFAEADCPAACTSPDPDQNVFWQEIGTAPSRELVVEWRDVYLPWVPGPDGWDRPFPDESVRFQVVFFEGKSDILFNYADATFGGYSAFADHGATATVGVQVTHYFANQFSFVEPRLTDNMSLLWRTAPGFFMTYCGSPTLICDQKGCHWTAPPCTRPLPAIE
- the cydB gene encoding cytochrome d ubiquinol oxidase subunit II, whose translation is METLWFVLVAFMLTAYVVMDGFDLGAGILHLAVARTSEERRLVLRSIGPVWDGNEVWLLAAGGTLYFAFPLLYASSFSGFYLPLMMVLWLLMLRGIGIEFRTHLHNPLWQSFYDAVFSFASALLAIFFGAALGNVIRGVPLDAAGYFFEPLWTNFTVQAEAGILDWYTVLCGVLALAALAQHGALYVATKTEGALQARARKAAAWAWPLVVLLSVVGLIVTLRVRPQMADNYRTHLWGFLLPILVGASLGAMLHFRLRGNDRSAFVASAAYLVGMLGGAAFGLYPQVLPASTDSSYSLTIYNAAAPAYGLRVGLIWWCLGMALAIGYFAFLYRRSRGKVKLEAGEEGY